The following proteins are encoded in a genomic region of Catellatospora sp. TT07R-123:
- a CDS encoding 2-oxoacid:ferredoxin oxidoreductase subunit beta, protein MSNAVPVQLSAKDFKSDQEVRWCPGCGDYAILAAMQSFLPELGIPRERTVFVSGIGCSSRFPYYLNTYGMHSIHGRAPAIATGLSVSRPDLTVWVVTGDGDALSIGGNHLIHALRRNVNLKILLFNNKIYGLTKGQYSPTSELGKITKSTPSGSSDAPFNPISLALGAEASFVARTIDSDRKHLQSVLRQAADHQGSAFVEIYQNCNIFNDGAFDVLKEPATRDDYLIRLEHGQPITFGSDNQHVVTHPAGSFGLAVGEAADTAAGDVLVHDAHAEDPAYAFALSRLAGPDLRHTPVGVFRSVRRPSYDELVRNQLDAAKAKAGEPEQDLAALLNSGDTWTIL, encoded by the coding sequence ATGTCTAACGCGGTTCCGGTCCAGCTGTCGGCGAAGGACTTCAAGTCCGACCAGGAGGTGCGCTGGTGCCCCGGCTGCGGTGACTACGCGATCCTCGCCGCGATGCAGAGCTTCCTGCCGGAGCTGGGCATCCCCCGCGAGCGGACCGTCTTCGTCTCGGGCATCGGCTGCTCCTCGCGCTTCCCGTACTACCTGAACACGTACGGCATGCACTCGATCCACGGGCGTGCCCCGGCGATCGCGACCGGCCTGTCGGTGTCGCGACCGGACCTGACGGTGTGGGTGGTGACCGGTGACGGCGACGCGCTGTCCATCGGCGGCAACCACCTGATCCACGCGCTGCGCCGCAACGTCAACCTGAAGATCCTGCTGTTCAACAACAAGATCTACGGCCTGACCAAGGGGCAGTACTCGCCGACCAGCGAGCTGGGCAAGATCACCAAGTCGACGCCGTCCGGCTCCTCGGACGCGCCGTTCAACCCGATCTCGCTGGCGCTGGGCGCCGAGGCCTCGTTCGTGGCCCGGACCATCGACTCCGACCGCAAGCACCTCCAGTCGGTGCTGCGGCAGGCCGCCGACCACCAGGGCTCGGCGTTCGTGGAGATCTACCAGAACTGCAACATCTTCAACGACGGCGCCTTCGACGTGCTCAAGGAGCCCGCGACCCGCGACGACTACCTGATCCGGCTGGAGCACGGGCAGCCGATCACCTTCGGGTCCGACAACCAGCACGTGGTGACCCACCCGGCGGGCAGCTTCGGGCTGGCCGTCGGCGAGGCCGCCGACACCGCCGCGGGTGACGTGCTCGTGCACGACGCCCACGCCGAGGACCCGGCGTACGCGTTCGCGCTGTCCCGGCTGGCCGGGCCCGACCTGCGGCACACCCCGGTGGGCGTGTTCCGCTCGGTGCGCCGCCCGTCCTACGACGAGCTGGTGCGCAACCAGCTCGACGCGGCGAAGGCCAAGGCGGGCGAGCCCGAGCAGGACCTGGCCGCCCTGCTCAACTCGGGCGACACCTGGACGATCCTGTAA